The following proteins are encoded in a genomic region of Desulfosporosinus youngiae DSM 17734:
- a CDS encoding ABC transporter permease subunit: MLNFTLYKYGMKGSWKMLLIFAAVLTMYVSIIISMFDPEMMSLLDDYAKAMPEIMAAVGMTAGAATMIGFMSSYLYGFILLIFPMVFSILCANRLIARHVDRGSMTYLLAAPVKRRTVVFTQMKVIATGIFALVLFVTVLEIIICEASFPGELEIGKLLALNAGLLSLQLFIGGICFLCSCIFSDNRYAVGLGAGIPALAYILQMLSNFNEKLENIKYATFFTLFDTNGIIAGEAGAIAGMIVLFAGAVVLFTAAIVIFSKKDLHI; the protein is encoded by the coding sequence ATGTTGAATTTTACATTATACAAATATGGGATGAAAGGCAGCTGGAAAATGCTGCTGATCTTTGCGGCTGTGTTAACCATGTATGTTTCCATAATCATTTCAATGTTTGACCCGGAAATGATGAGCCTCTTGGATGATTATGCCAAAGCAATGCCGGAAATTATGGCTGCGGTCGGCATGACGGCGGGTGCCGCCACCATGATCGGATTTATGTCCTCGTATTTGTACGGTTTTATTTTGTTGATATTTCCTATGGTTTTTTCCATACTTTGCGCCAACAGGCTAATCGCCCGCCATGTGGACAGGGGCTCCATGACCTATCTTCTGGCCGCGCCGGTAAAACGCCGGACGGTCGTATTTACGCAGATGAAAGTAATCGCGACCGGAATTTTTGCCCTTGTCCTGTTTGTCACGGTGCTGGAAATTATCATCTGTGAGGCATCCTTCCCGGGAGAGCTTGAAATCGGGAAGCTGCTGGCGCTCAACGCCGGTCTTTTAAGTTTGCAGTTGTTCATCGGCGGGATATGCTTCCTGTGTTCCTGTATTTTCAGCGACAACCGATACGCTGTGGGCTTGGGCGCGGGAATTCCGGCGCTGGCCTATATCTTGCAGATGCTATCAAATTTTAACGAAAAACTTGAAAATATAAAGTACGCCACCTTCTTCACGTTATTTGACACTAATGGGATAATCGCGGGAGAAGCCGGGGCGATTGCGGGGATGATCGTGTTGTTTGCCGGGGCGGTTGTGTTGTTTACCGCAGCGATCGTTATTTTTTCCAAAAAGGATTTACATATCTGA
- a CDS encoding Uma2 family endonuclease has translation MPLPRQERNYSYADYLTWNEDERWEVLDGIAYMQSAPSRIHQEISGELYRQFANYLQGKSCKVYHAPFCVRLDVEDNDNDVKNVVEPDITIVCDSSKLDKRGCKGTPDLIIEILSPSTAKIDKVFKFNKYEEAGVKEYWILEPDQKIVSVFLLQPNARYGRPEMYTDEDKPTLSIFPDLEIDLNSVFA, from the coding sequence ATGCCATTGCCACGACAAGAGCGAAATTATTCATACGCCGATTACTTGACCTGGAATGAGGACGAAAGATGGGAGGTTCTTGACGGTATAGCTTATATGCAATCTGCACCTTCAAGAATTCATCAAGAAATTTCCGGCGAACTGTACAGGCAGTTTGCAAATTATCTGCAAGGTAAATCTTGTAAAGTTTATCATGCCCCGTTCTGCGTGAGACTTGATGTTGAAGATAATGATAATGATGTTAAAAATGTCGTTGAACCGGATATTACCATTGTCTGCGATAGCTCTAAGCTTGATAAAAGGGGTTGTAAAGGAACTCCTGACTTGATAATAGAAATATTGTCCCCGTCAACTGCAAAGATAGACAAAGTATTTAAATTTAACAAGTATGAAGAAGCAGGCGTTAAAGAATACTGGATATTAGAACCGGATCAGAAGATTGTAAGCGTATTTTTATTGCAACCGAACGCCCGATATGGCAGACCTGAAATGTATACGGACGAAGATAAACCAACACTATCGATCTTTCCTGACCTCGAAATCGATTTGAATTCAGTGTTTGCTTAA
- a CDS encoding molybdopterin molybdotransferase MoeA: protein MENHQQDKIICSSATCTGCATRCHRQQKAPLSRDEALTILFERVRFDLAKEFVPLSQALGRVTAEPTYAAFSVPPADTAQHDGIMVNWEEVKELLAGGCRVLSENQFRLRVMGSVLEEPFDTVIPLEQVSHLADGRAEIRALPYQGQGIGRAGASIREGERVVPANYRLTPANLAILRFAGVERVPVWKKPKAAVIPVGGDLVGPGCRPGPGQVVEADSILVEGILRECGGEAWTEPVAGDSEELICQAILRALPHCDFLILIGGLGRSGAKYGDYTAQAVEKLGRILAQGMGFGPGGKAMLLGEIQEKCVVGIPAPPHAALTQSEQYLPAIMERFLHCPCYERPEIKARLHTDYQSGVRSGYHPHVALSWTEEGYEIVPVRMGDTVDCFVNATGILIEEAEDRLMKKGEPATVQLLWGEKTVRRRSRQSD from the coding sequence ATGGAAAACCATCAGCAAGACAAAATTATCTGTTCCTCCGCAACCTGTACCGGCTGTGCTACACGCTGTCACCGGCAGCAGAAAGCCCCCCTTTCCCGGGATGAGGCTCTGACCATTCTCTTTGAACGGGTCAGGTTTGATCTGGCCAAGGAGTTTGTGCCGCTGAGTCAGGCTTTGGGTCGGGTGACGGCGGAACCAACCTATGCGGCCTTCTCTGTACCTCCTGCTGATACCGCCCAGCATGATGGAATCATGGTGAATTGGGAAGAGGTTAAAGAGCTGCTTGCCGGCGGCTGCCGGGTGCTGTCGGAAAATCAATTTCGCCTTCGGGTTATGGGGTCGGTGCTGGAAGAGCCCTTTGACACCGTGATTCCCCTGGAACAGGTCAGCCATTTGGCTGACGGCAGAGCGGAAATCAGGGCCTTGCCCTACCAGGGACAAGGTATAGGACGGGCCGGGGCCAGTATCCGGGAGGGAGAGCGGGTTGTCCCCGCCAATTACCGCCTGACCCCGGCTAATCTGGCTATCCTGCGTTTTGCCGGAGTGGAGAGGGTGCCGGTCTGGAAAAAACCCAAAGCTGCCGTGATTCCCGTGGGCGGCGACTTGGTGGGGCCCGGCTGTCGGCCGGGTCCGGGACAGGTAGTGGAAGCGGACAGCATTCTCGTGGAAGGGATTCTCCGGGAATGCGGCGGGGAAGCCTGGACAGAACCGGTGGCAGGGGATAGCGAAGAGCTGATCTGTCAGGCGATTCTCCGGGCCCTTCCCCACTGTGATTTTCTGATTTTGATCGGCGGCTTGGGCCGCAGCGGAGCCAAGTATGGGGACTATACCGCCCAGGCCGTTGAGAAGCTGGGCAGAATTCTGGCTCAGGGCATGGGCTTTGGACCTGGCGGGAAAGCCATGCTGCTGGGGGAAATCCAGGAAAAATGCGTAGTGGGGATTCCGGCACCTCCTCATGCGGCCCTGACTCAGTCCGAGCAATACCTGCCGGCGATTATGGAACGCTTTCTTCACTGCCCCTGCTATGAGCGGCCGGAGATCAAAGCCCGCTTGCACACAGATTACCAGAGCGGAGTCCGTTCCGGTTATCATCCTCATGTAGCTCTCAGCTGGACGGAGGAGGGCTATGAGATTGTCCCTGTTCGGATGGGGGACACGGTAGATTGTTTTGTCAATGCCACGGGGATTCTGATAGAGGAGGCGGAAGACCGCCTGATGAAAAAAGGGGAGCCGGCCACGGTGCAATTGCTCTGGGGGGAGAAGACGGTCCGCCGGCGCAGCCGCCAATCCGATTAA
- a CDS encoding ABC transporter ATP-binding protein, whose translation MGIIEIKNLTRDYGNGRGVFDLSFSVEKGEVFGFLGPNGAGKTSTIRHLMGFLQPEKGSCAINGLDCWHDSAAIQKNLGYIPGEINFFEDMSGTDFLRFTEKYRGLKKSDRIKELLDRFELDARGKLKKMSKGMKQKVGIVAAFMHDPEVLILDEPTSGLDPLMQNRFIELILEEKAKGKTILMSSHMFEEVERTCHRVSIIKDGRLAAVDSVETLKAAQVKKYIVTFANAKAAEEFCAENLTTELLTHHRAAVTVQHNIREFIAVLNRYPVVNLSASSQSLEEIFMQYYGGVQ comes from the coding sequence ATGGGCATAATTGAAATCAAAAACCTGACAAGAGACTATGGGAACGGGCGAGGTGTGTTCGACCTCTCTTTCTCTGTGGAAAAAGGCGAGGTGTTCGGCTTTCTCGGTCCCAACGGAGCCGGAAAAACCTCAACAATCCGGCATCTGATGGGATTTTTGCAGCCGGAAAAAGGAAGCTGCGCCATTAACGGTTTGGACTGTTGGCATGACAGTGCGGCCATTCAGAAAAATCTTGGCTATATTCCTGGGGAGATCAATTTTTTTGAAGATATGAGCGGTACGGATTTTTTGCGATTTACCGAAAAATACCGGGGGTTGAAGAAGAGCGATCGCATAAAAGAACTGCTCGACCGTTTTGAGCTTGACGCGCGCGGCAAGCTCAAAAAAATGAGTAAAGGGATGAAGCAGAAAGTGGGCATTGTCGCCGCTTTTATGCACGACCCGGAGGTCCTGATTCTCGACGAACCGACCAGCGGCCTTGATCCGCTCATGCAAAACCGATTCATAGAACTGATCCTGGAGGAGAAGGCGAAGGGCAAAACCATCCTCATGTCCTCGCATATGTTTGAGGAAGTAGAACGTACCTGCCACCGGGTATCGATCATCAAAGACGGTCGTTTGGCCGCCGTGGACAGCGTGGAGACACTGAAAGCGGCGCAGGTCAAAAAATATATTGTAACCTTTGCAAACGCTAAAGCTGCGGAGGAGTTTTGTGCGGAAAATCTCACAACCGAGCTGTTGACCCATCACCGCGCCGCCGTCACGGTGCAGCACAATATCCGCGAATTTATTGCGGTATTGAACCGTTATCCCGTCGTCAACCTGTCCGCTTCCAGTCAGAGCCTTGAGGAAATCTTTATGCAGTATTACGGAGGTGTCCAATAA
- the hydG gene encoding [FeFe] hydrogenase H-cluster radical SAM maturase HydG: MYNPKSAQAEEFIAHEEVLSTLEYAEKNKNNLELIDRIIAKAKLRQGLSHREAAVLLDCENEEKNREIYALAEQIKKDFYGNRIVMFAPLYLSNYCINGCLYCPYHLKNKHIPRKKMTQEEIRREVIALQDMGHKRLALEAGEDPVHNPIEYILECIDTIYSIKHKNGAIRRVNVNIAATTVENYQKLRDAGIGTYILFQETYHKESYEQLHPTGPKHNYAYHTEAMDRAMQGGIDDVGLGVLFGLEGYRYEFAALLMHAEHLEEVFGVGPHTISVPRIRQADDIDPSSFANGINDDIFAKLVACIRVAVPYTGMIVSTRESKECRERVLKLGISQISGGSKTSVGGYAQPEAEDDDSRQFEVSDTRTLDEVVKWLMDLGFIPSFCTACYREGRTGDRFMSLLKSGQIQNCCHPNALMTLKEYLEDYASEATKTTGEVLIQKEIPAIPKDKVREIARENLLKIASGSRDFRF; the protein is encoded by the coding sequence ATGTATAATCCAAAATCAGCCCAAGCAGAAGAATTTATAGCCCATGAAGAAGTCCTCAGCACCCTGGAGTACGCGGAAAAGAACAAAAACAATCTGGAACTCATCGACAGGATCATCGCCAAAGCCAAATTGCGCCAGGGGCTTTCCCACCGGGAGGCCGCCGTTCTGCTGGACTGTGAGAACGAGGAAAAAAACCGGGAAATCTACGCTTTGGCGGAGCAGATTAAAAAGGATTTTTACGGGAACCGTATTGTCATGTTTGCCCCCCTCTACCTCTCCAATTACTGTATCAACGGCTGCCTGTACTGTCCCTATCACCTGAAAAATAAGCACATCCCCAGGAAGAAAATGACTCAGGAGGAAATCCGCAGGGAAGTGATAGCCCTCCAGGATATGGGTCATAAACGTCTGGCTCTGGAAGCCGGTGAAGACCCGGTCCACAATCCCATTGAATACATACTGGAGTGCATCGACACCATTTACAGCATAAAACATAAAAACGGGGCCATCCGCCGGGTGAATGTCAATATCGCGGCCACTACGGTGGAAAACTATCAAAAGCTCAGGGACGCCGGGATCGGAACTTATATTTTATTTCAGGAAACCTACCACAAGGAAAGCTATGAACAACTGCATCCCACAGGACCTAAACACAATTATGCCTATCATACGGAAGCCATGGACAGAGCTATGCAGGGAGGCATTGATGACGTGGGCCTGGGGGTATTGTTCGGCCTTGAAGGCTACCGCTACGAATTCGCGGCCCTGCTTATGCATGCCGAGCACCTGGAGGAGGTTTTCGGCGTCGGTCCTCATACCATCAGCGTCCCCAGAATCCGCCAGGCTGACGATATCGACCCCTCCTCCTTTGCCAACGGCATTAATGACGATATCTTTGCCAAGCTGGTAGCCTGTATCCGGGTGGCTGTGCCCTACACCGGCATGATCGTCTCCACCCGGGAAAGCAAGGAATGTCGGGAACGGGTCCTTAAGCTGGGGATTTCTCAAATCAGCGGCGGCTCCAAAACCAGCGTGGGGGGCTATGCCCAGCCGGAAGCGGAAGACGACGATTCCCGGCAGTTTGAGGTCAGCGACACCAGAACCCTGGATGAGGTGGTGAAATGGCTGATGGACTTAGGCTTTATTCCCAGCTTCTGCACCGCCTGCTACAGGGAGGGCCGAACCGGCGACCGCTTTATGAGTCTTTTGAAAAGCGGGCAGATTCAGAACTGCTGCCATCCCAATGCCCTGATGACCCTCAAGGAATATCTGGAGGATTACGCTTCAGAGGCCACCAAAACCACCGGGGAAGTCCTGATCCAAAAGGAAATTCCGGCCATTCCCAAGGACAAGGTCCGGGAGATCGCCCGGGAGAACCTGCTGAAAATAGCGAGTGGCAGCCGGGATTTCCGGTTTTAG
- a CDS encoding Uma2 family endonuclease, whose product MSLPNIIKKHTYADYLTWPENGRWELINGLPYDMTPAPSTEHQRISRELVLQFARYLAGKTCEVFYSPFDVRLPLTQENDEEIETVVQPDLAIICDRSKLDKRGCKGAPDLIIEIISPATAKKDMQEKFLVYERSGVKEYWLVFPSDRVIDVYALNENNKYERTGLYQYPDKIKVGILTDLDIDLGLVFSKD is encoded by the coding sequence ATGTCATTACCAAATATAATTAAAAAGCATACCTACGCTGACTATTTAACTTGGCCGGAGAACGGGCGTTGGGAGCTTATCAATGGTTTACCTTATGATATGACCCCGGCTCCTTCTACTGAGCACCAAAGAATTTCTCGTGAACTGGTCCTGCAATTCGCCAGATATTTAGCAGGTAAAACCTGCGAAGTTTTCTATTCTCCTTTTGATGTGAGGCTTCCTCTGACTCAAGAAAACGATGAAGAAATTGAAACGGTGGTACAACCCGATTTGGCGATTATTTGTGATCGGAGTAAATTGGACAAAAGAGGGTGTAAAGGTGCGCCCGATTTGATAATAGAAATAATATCGCCGGCAACTGCCAAAAAGGATATGCAGGAAAAATTCTTAGTGTATGAACGCAGCGGTGTAAAAGAATACTGGCTGGTATTTCCCTCGGATAGGGTTATCGATGTATATGCGCTTAATGAGAATAACAAATATGAACGAACCGGACTTTATCAATATCCCGATAAAATCAAGGTTGGAATATTAACTGACTTGGACATTGATTTAGGTTTGGTGTTTTCGAAGGATTAG
- the hydF gene encoding [FeFe] hydrogenase H-cluster maturation GTPase HydF, which translates to MGLNETPSANRVHIGFFGRRNAGKSSLVNAVTGQDLAVVSQVRGTTTDPVSKAMELLPLGPVMIIDTPGIDDEGDLGELRVRKSRQVLNKTDVAVLVIDAVAGKSREDEELLALFGRKKINYVVAYNKADLMGEEKPGNEHELWVSAVTGYNIEKLKEKIGALAVSEEAKLKIVGDLLNPGDFVVLVTPIDKAAPKGRLILPQQQTIRDILEADAAAIVVKEFELRETLAGLGKKPKLVITDSQVFAKVAADTPQDIFLTSFSILFARYKGTLEAAVKGAKALDALAEGERILIAEGCTHHRQCDDIGTVKLPRWIKNYTQKQVDIRFTSGTEFPDDLSPYGLIVHCGGCMLNEREMHYRRQCAADQGVPFTNYGILIAYMQGILKRSIAMFPHILAEVEDGDGQ; encoded by the coding sequence ATGGGATTGAATGAAACACCTTCGGCCAACCGGGTTCACATCGGCTTTTTCGGCAGGAGAAACGCCGGCAAATCCAGCCTGGTCAATGCCGTCACGGGCCAGGACCTGGCTGTGGTTTCCCAGGTCAGGGGCACGACCACGGACCCCGTCTCTAAAGCCATGGAACTTCTGCCCCTGGGTCCGGTCATGATTATCGATACCCCCGGCATTGACGACGAAGGGGACCTGGGGGAGCTGCGGGTCCGGAAAAGCCGTCAGGTCCTTAACAAAACCGATGTGGCGGTGCTGGTTATCGACGCAGTTGCCGGCAAAAGCCGGGAGGATGAAGAACTGCTGGCTCTGTTTGGCAGGAAAAAGATCAATTATGTGGTGGCCTACAATAAAGCGGACCTGATGGGAGAAGAAAAGCCCGGAAATGAGCATGAACTCTGGGTCAGTGCGGTGACGGGCTATAATATAGAAAAACTGAAGGAGAAAATCGGGGCCTTGGCGGTCAGCGAGGAAGCCAAGCTGAAAATTGTGGGAGACCTGCTGAATCCCGGGGATTTTGTGGTGCTGGTTACCCCTATTGACAAGGCGGCCCCCAAGGGCAGGCTGATCCTGCCCCAGCAGCAGACCATCCGGGATATTCTGGAAGCCGACGCCGCGGCCATTGTCGTTAAAGAGTTTGAGCTGCGGGAAACTCTGGCCGGCCTGGGCAAAAAGCCGAAGCTGGTGATTACCGACAGCCAGGTCTTTGCCAAGGTGGCGGCAGACACACCCCAGGATATTTTCCTGACCTCCTTTTCCATTCTTTTCGCCAGGTACAAGGGGACCCTGGAGGCTGCCGTTAAGGGAGCCAAAGCCCTGGACGCCCTGGCAGAGGGGGAGCGGATTCTCATTGCCGAGGGCTGCACCCATCACCGGCAGTGCGACGATATCGGCACGGTGAAGCTGCCCCGCTGGATAAAAAATTACACCCAAAAGCAAGTGGATATCCGGTTCACCTCAGGGACGGAATTCCCCGACGATCTCTCCCCTTACGGGCTGATCGTGCACTGCGGCGGCTGCATGCTCAACGAGCGGGAAATGCATTACCGCCGCCAGTGTGCCGCCGACCAGGGAGTGCCCTTCACCAATTACGGGATTCTCATTGCCTATATGCAGGGAATTTTAAAGCGAAGCATTGCCATGTTCCCGCATATCCTGGCGGAGGTGGAGGATGGCGATGGACAGTGA
- a CDS encoding choloylglycine hydrolase family protein: MCTAMTLKTQQGEIFLGRTMDFSYVLNPHLYTMPRNYQWSNALGTVCVRNRYSYIGVGQTIPKITFADGVNEMGLAAAALYFSGYAKYREPECGAQTSQFAATELVNFLLGMCGSVEEAAFALQSVRIVGVPDAVTNSVAPLHWIVCDKKGQCLTVEQTKNGMHLLANHVGVLSNSPTFEWHMENLRNYMRAAPHQPEGITWGELVLTPFGQGGGTEVLPGGYTPPARFVRTVFQKTHVPIPQNRQEAVVTGFHILEGVSIPQGVVLTSRGTYDYTQYTVFMNTATCEYFVRTYENSQVFTAKLSRAEAEAKVPVSLGKLVRPATFEKL; this comes from the coding sequence ATGTGTACCGCAATGACGCTGAAAACTCAACAGGGTGAGATCTTTCTTGGACGCACCATGGATTTTTCCTATGTACTGAACCCACATCTTTATACGATGCCGCGCAATTACCAGTGGTCCAATGCCCTCGGGACGGTTTGTGTCCGCAATCGCTACAGTTATATAGGGGTTGGACAGACCATTCCTAAAATTACCTTTGCGGACGGCGTCAATGAAATGGGGCTTGCGGCGGCGGCGTTATATTTCTCTGGATATGCCAAGTATAGAGAGCCTGAATGTGGGGCACAGACATCCCAATTTGCAGCCACCGAACTTGTCAACTTTTTGCTCGGTATGTGCGGGTCGGTGGAAGAAGCGGCTTTTGCCCTGCAGTCTGTGCGGATCGTGGGAGTACCTGATGCGGTGACCAATTCCGTCGCTCCGCTGCATTGGATTGTCTGTGATAAAAAAGGACAGTGCCTGACCGTAGAACAGACAAAAAACGGCATGCATTTGCTGGCCAACCATGTCGGGGTTCTGTCCAACAGTCCTACTTTTGAGTGGCATATGGAAAATCTGCGCAATTATATGCGGGCTGCACCGCACCAACCGGAAGGAATAACCTGGGGAGAGCTTGTGCTGACGCCCTTTGGCCAGGGCGGCGGCACAGAGGTGCTTCCAGGCGGTTATACGCCTCCTGCCCGGTTTGTGCGGACTGTTTTTCAGAAAACCCATGTCCCAATTCCTCAAAACCGGCAGGAAGCAGTCGTGACAGGATTTCATATTCTGGAGGGTGTCTCCATTCCCCAGGGAGTTGTCCTGACGTCGCGGGGCACGTACGATTACACCCAGTACACGGTTTTTATGAATACCGCAACCTGCGAATACTTTGTCCGAACCTACGAAAACAGTCAGGTTTTTACCGCTAAGCTTTCCAGGGCTGAAGCCGAAGCCAAGGTTCCTGTGTCCCTCGGAAAGCTGGTGCGCCCGGCTACCTTCGAAAAGCTGTAA
- a CDS encoding aspartate ammonia-lyase, with product MDSEAGKLYGSQTALALENFKLEHRKTNLQLVYALVTVKKAAALTYRKLGVGREGVYEGMVRACDLILQGKADDSFVTEALQGGAGTSAHMNVNEVIANLTLRELGFVEGRYDIVHPLDDVNRGQSTNDVYPTALRIAAIEMLRKLSEACARLQQALQAKENEFDGIVKLGRTELMDAVPITLGQEFGAYAQAVARDRWRLYKVEERLRLVNMGGTAVGSGSNAERKYRFGVIEVLRELTGIGLAQAEYPMDMTQNNDVFVEVSGLLKALAVNLMKIANDLRLMNSGPRGGLGEITLAPLQMGSTIMPGKVNPVLPEMVMQVAMRVMANDGAISAAASHGEFELNPFLPLIADSLLESLGLLLNAAELFRTRCIELIKPNAERCRELLESSWAFAAAYTPALGYDQVSEIIAKSGGDPRRAKEMLDLHKGGPGK from the coding sequence ATGGACAGTGAAGCGGGCAAACTCTACGGCAGCCAAACCGCTCTGGCCCTGGAGAATTTTAAGCTTGAGCATCGAAAAACGAATTTGCAGCTGGTCTATGCCCTTGTCACCGTCAAAAAGGCGGCGGCCCTGACCTATCGGAAGCTGGGGGTGGGCCGGGAGGGAGTGTATGAGGGGATGGTCCGGGCCTGCGACCTGATTCTCCAGGGCAAAGCCGATGACTCCTTCGTAACGGAAGCCCTCCAGGGCGGGGCCGGGACCTCCGCCCATATGAATGTCAATGAAGTGATTGCCAATCTCACCCTCCGGGAGCTGGGCTTTGTGGAGGGCCGTTATGACATTGTCCATCCCCTGGACGATGTGAACCGGGGCCAGTCCACTAACGATGTCTACCCCACAGCCCTGCGCATAGCGGCCATTGAGATGCTGAGAAAGCTCAGCGAAGCCTGTGCCCGGCTCCAGCAGGCCCTCCAGGCCAAAGAGAATGAATTTGACGGGATTGTGAAGCTGGGCCGGACGGAGCTGATGGACGCGGTGCCCATTACCCTGGGTCAGGAATTCGGCGCCTATGCCCAGGCCGTGGCCAGGGACCGCTGGCGTTTGTACAAAGTGGAAGAGAGGCTGCGGCTGGTTAACATGGGCGGAACAGCCGTGGGCAGCGGCAGCAACGCAGAACGGAAATACCGCTTCGGAGTGATTGAAGTCCTCAGGGAATTAACGGGAATCGGCCTGGCCCAGGCCGAGTATCCCATGGATATGACTCAGAACAACGATGTTTTCGTGGAGGTATCGGGGCTGCTCAAGGCTCTGGCCGTGAATCTCATGAAGATAGCCAATGATCTGCGCCTCATGAATTCGGGACCCAGGGGGGGACTGGGGGAAATAACCCTGGCCCCCCTGCAAATGGGCAGCACCATTATGCCCGGCAAGGTAAATCCCGTGCTTCCCGAAATGGTGATGCAGGTGGCCATGAGGGTTATGGCCAACGACGGGGCCATTTCAGCCGCCGCTTCTCACGGGGAATTTGAGCTGAATCCTTTCCTGCCCTTGATTGCCGATTCCCTCCTGGAAAGCCTGGGGCTTTTGCTCAATGCCGCGGAGCTGTTTCGCACCAGGTGCATTGAGCTGATCAAGCCCAATGCCGAAAGGTGCAGGGAGCTTCTGGAGTCATCCTGGGCCTTTGCCGCCGCCTATACTCCCGCCTTAGGCTATGATCAAGTGAGTGAAATTATTGCTAAATCCGGCGGTGATCCCCGGCGGGCTAAGGAAATGCTGGATTTACATAAAGGCGGACCGGGGAAATGA
- a CDS encoding radical SAM protein translates to MDFKLTGEQELTREQALFVLEKARNPEQAYELFALASQIRDRVSGKALWWSSGSGGIFPCRVKPRCSYCTFYTETMFPTDVLLKGLECIEGLGIQQFHISGGTDLKEGYDEQLLELVRKIKAHSGLKLEINLGPSFQKETILELKKLGIDSITSSLESNAPEVFAAAKPGDSLGRWRELLQFCEEADIPSRSMMLLGLGETDEDRIDHLFFMKQFRNLYQLRLSRFMPFPGTPYQDRPRCSPWETALITAMARILLPNTEICLAAGNSTDDIPLWYLAGGGNQLLGVSIARKAPPRASDIDIYEIGEGAYVVDKRRQIERVLAGMNLEVTAFRR, encoded by the coding sequence ATGGATTTTAAGTTAACAGGAGAGCAGGAGTTAACCCGGGAGCAAGCTCTTTTTGTTTTGGAAAAGGCCCGGAATCCGGAGCAGGCCTATGAATTATTTGCTTTGGCCTCGCAAATCCGGGACAGGGTATCCGGCAAAGCCCTGTGGTGGTCCTCGGGATCAGGGGGAATTTTTCCCTGCCGGGTCAAACCCCGCTGTTCCTATTGTACCTTTTATACGGAAACTATGTTTCCCACGGATGTTTTGCTTAAGGGCCTGGAGTGCATTGAAGGCCTGGGGATTCAGCAGTTCCATATCAGCGGGGGAACAGACCTGAAGGAAGGGTACGACGAACAGCTGCTGGAGCTGGTGCGGAAGATTAAAGCCCATTCGGGACTGAAGCTGGAAATCAATCTGGGACCCTCCTTTCAGAAAGAAACGATCCTGGAATTAAAGAAACTGGGTATTGACAGCATTACCAGCTCTTTGGAATCCAACGCTCCGGAGGTCTTCGCCGCCGCCAAGCCCGGAGACAGTCTGGGGCGGTGGCGTGAACTGCTGCAATTCTGTGAAGAGGCGGATATACCCAGCCGCTCAATGATGCTGCTGGGCCTTGGCGAAACGGATGAAGACCGAATTGACCATCTGTTTTTTATGAAGCAGTTCCGAAATCTCTATCAGCTGCGTCTATCCCGCTTTATGCCCTTCCCGGGAACTCCGTATCAGGACAGACCCCGCTGTTCACCTTGGGAAACTGCTTTGATCACAGCTATGGCGCGTATTCTGCTGCCCAATACGGAGATCTGCCTGGCGGCAGGCAACAGCACGGATGACATACCTCTTTGGTATCTGGCGGGGGGTGGCAATCAATTGCTTGGGGTATCCATTGCCCGAAAAGCACCGCCAAGGGCTTCGGATATAGATATTTATGAGATCGGTGAAGGCGCTTATGTAGTGGATAAGCGCAGGCAGATAGAAAGGGTGTTGGCAGGGATGAATCTGGAGGTTACAGCTTTTCGAAGGTAG